TCGGCCACCGCCGCGTCGTCGGGCGCCGACCTCAACGGCGGTGCCGTGAAGGACGCGTGCGAGCAGATCCGCCACCGGCTCGCCGCCGTCGCCGGCCGCATGCTCGGCGTCGACGAGCGGGACGTGCGGTTCTCCCGGGGCCGGGTGTCCGGGCTCGGCGCATCGGGCCCCTGGTTCACGTTCCTCGAGGTCGTGCAGGCCGCGTACGACCAGCGCGTCCAGCTGTGGGCGGCGGGCTTCTACCGCACCGACGGCCTGCACTGGGACACCGAGCGCATGCAGGGCGAGCCGTTCAAGTACTTCGCCTACGGCGCGGCCGCGACCGAGGTCGAGGTCGACGGCTTCACCGGCGCGCATCGGATGCTGCGGGTCGACATCCTGCACGACGTCGGCGATTCGCTTTCGCCGATCATCGACCTCGGCCAGGTCGAGGGCGGGTTCGTGCAGGGCGCCGGATGGCTCACGCTCGAGGAGCTGCGATGGGATGAGTCCGACGGCCCGGGCCGCGGTCGCCTCCTGACCCAGTCGGCGAGCACCTACAAGCTGCCGAGCTTCTCGGAGATGCCCGACGAGTTCAACGTGCACCTGCTCGAGCAGGCCGCCGAGGAGGGCGTCGTCTACGGCTCGAAGGCGGTCGGCGAGCCGCCGCTCATGCTGGCGTTCAGCGTGCGCGAGGCGATCCGGGAGGCCGTGGGGGCGTTCGGGCCGGCCGGCCGCAGTGTCGCACTGGGCTCGCCGGCGACGCCCGAGACGACGTACCGGGCGATCCTCGGCGCGCAGCGGTCGGCTGCGATCGGCCACGAGCGGGCGGATGCCGCGGGCGGCCGTCGGGCGGACGCCGTGGACGACCGCACGGCGGGCGACGGATCCCATGCCGCCAGCGCCGGCGGTGCGGCATCCGGAGCCACCGGGCACCTCGTGCCCTCGGACTCGTAGGAGGCCGCGTGGACTGGGTCGACGCCCTGCAGCGACTGCGCGCCTCGCGCACGCCGGCGGTGCTCGTCACGGTCGCGATGGTGCGCGGGCACGCGCCGCGCAACGGCGGGGCGAAGATGGTGGTCTCGGCGGATGCCGCGTTCGGCACGGTCGGCGGCGGCAACCTCGAGCAGACCGCCCTGCACCGGGCGCGCGAGCTGCTCGCCGATGGCTTCGCCGCCGCCGAGCCCGAGCTGCTCACGCTCACGCTGAGCGACAAGGCCGTCGCCGACTACGGCGTGCAGTGCTGCGGAGGAGAGGTCACCATGCTGCTGGAACCCGTGCCGGTCGTGCCCGCCGTCGCCGTGTTCGGGCTCGGCCACGTCGGGCTCGAACTCGCCCGTATCCTCGCGCGGCAGCCGATCGAGCTGACCCTCGTCGACTCGCGGGCCGAGATGCTGGCGCCCGAGCGGTTGGGCGCGGCGCGGGGCTCGGGCTCGGGCTCGGGCCCGCTGTCCGACGCCGTCGCGACCGTCGTCGTGCGGCAGCTGCCCGTGCCCGAGGCGGCGCTCGCCGACCTGCCGACCGGAGCGCACGTGCTCGTCATGACGCACGATCACGTCGAGGACCTCGCCATCGTCGAGTCCGCGCTGCGCACGCCGGGCATCGGTTCGATCGGACTCATCGGCTCGCGATCGAAATGGGCGCGGTTCCGGGCGCAGCTGCTCGCGGCGGGCGTCGCCGAGGACGACCTGGCCCGCGTGTCCACGCCGATCGGCATCGACGGGATCCGCTCCAAGGAGCCCGCCGCGATCGCGGTGAGCGTCGCCGCGCGCGTGCTGCAGCTCGTCGAGGCGCGGGTGCCCGAGCAGTCCGCGCGCTGAGCCCACGGCGTCTGCCGCCCACGCGGCATCCGCTCATTGCGCTGGAATCCCGCTCGCGCAGCAGAATCCCATGTGCGGAGGATTCCGGCGCGCGAACGGGATTCCAGCGCGCCGGGTGGCGCGGGCAACGTCCGCGCGTTGACTCAGAGGCCGAGTCGCGCGAGGTAGGCGTTGCGGAAGCGGCCCTCGGGGTCGAAGCGGGCCCGGAGCGCGGCGAAGTCGTCCCAGCGGGGGTAGCGGCGCCGCACCTCGTCGCCCGGCAGCGTGAACACCTTGCCCCAATGGGGGCGGGTGGTCGCAGGCAGTGCCGCCTCGATGGAGGGCAGCAGGGCGGTGACCGCCGGCTCGTCGCGCACCCACGTGAAATGGAGGCCGACCACCTCGGTGCCGTACGCCCCGCTCAGCCACAGGTCGTCGCCGCGCACCGTGCGCACCTCGCACACCTGCAGCAGCGGCGCGATGCGGTCGGCGAGGCCCCGCACCGCCTCGAGCGCCGCCACCGCATCGGCCCTGGGCACGAGGTACTCCGACTGCAGCTCCTCCCCCGCCGACGGCGTGAACTCGAGCCTGAAGTGCGGCAGGCGTTCGAACCACGGGCCCGGCGCTCCGAGCTGCTCCGTGCACGCGTCGGCCGGCAGCCCGATGATCGGATGCCGCGCCTGGGTCGCCGCGTGGGCGCCGAGTCGTTCGACGACCGTACGACGCCGCTCCGCGGCATCCGCGTCGAACGGCAGCCGCTGCTTCACCCAGAGCTGGTCGGCGACGTCGGTGCGGGACCACCGCGTGAAGATGCTGACGCTCGTGCCGAGCGAGGTCACCGCGTCGAGGTCGGCGAGGATCGCATCCCACGCGGGCGCCTCGTACACGGTCTGCGCGACGTCGTAGGTCGGCTCGACGTCCAGCTCGAGCCCCGTGACGACGCCCAGGGCGCCGAGGTGCACGATGGCCCCCGCGAAGTCGGCGTCGCCGCGCACGAGGGTGCGGGACTCGCCGTTCGGCGTGATGAACCCGATGCCGCGCACGGCCGTGGCGAGCGAGCCGATGCCGTCGCCCGATCCGTGCGTGCCGGTGCCGACGGCGCCGGGCACCGAGATGTGCGGCAGCGAGGCGAGGTTCGCGAGCGCGAGGCCCTTCTGCTGCAGTATCGGCGCGAGGTCGCCGTATCTCGGCGCACCCGTGAGCCGCACGGCACCGGGCGCGCTCGAGGCGTCGACGTCGACCGGCAGCCGGTCGGTCGCGATGAGGGTGCCCTCGGTGTCGGCGAGGTCGTTGAACGAGTGCCGGGTGCCGAGCACCCGGAACGGTCCGTCGCCGGCGAGCACCTCCTGCAGCTCCTCCAGCGATGACGGATGCACGATCCGCTGCGCCCGATAGGTCAGGTTGCCGGCCCAGTTGCGTTCCATCGTGCTCCTCACCAGTGCAGCTCGGGCCACCCCTCGGCATCCCAGCCGAGCGGCAGCAGCGCGAGCTGGAACTGCCCGTTCAGGTCGCCGTCGTAGTAGTGCAGCGCCATCATCCCATCCCACACCGACTGCCCGCCGGGTCCGATGCGGTGCCCCTCGGTCTCGAGCAGCACCGTGCCGCCGTCCGCGAGCAGCGGGACGCCGTCGCGATCGACGAACGGCCCTGTCGGGGCATCCGCTCGGCCGACCGCGATCTTGTAGGTGCTGTCGGCCCCCTGGCAGCAGGCGTCGCGCGAGACGAAGAGGAACCAGTCGCCGTCGTGCTCGACGAGGTACGGCGCCTCGATGGCGTTCGGCGGCGCGCCGCGGTCGGCGAGGCGGAGCGGCTCGGCGTCATCGGCGCGCAGTCCGCTCGGCCACGCGAGCTCGACCATGCGGATGCCGCTCCAGAACGAGCCGAACGACATCCACGGCGTGCCGCCCTCGTCGGTCGCCACGCCCGGATCGATCGCGTTGAAGTCGTCGCCCGACGTGGACTCGATGACCGGCCCTCGGTCGACCCATTCGTACGCCGGGTCATCGGGATCGAGCGTGGTGTTCGTCGCGAGGGCGATCACCGAGGAGTTCTTCCCGAACCGGGACGCGGAGTAGTAGAGGTACCAGCTGCCGTCGTGCTCGACGAGCTCGGGCGCCCAC
This DNA window, taken from Agromyces sp. 3263, encodes the following:
- a CDS encoding D-arabinono-1,4-lactone oxidase, translating into MERNWAGNLTYRAQRIVHPSSLEELQEVLAGDGPFRVLGTRHSFNDLADTEGTLIATDRLPVDVDASSAPGAVRLTGAPRYGDLAPILQQKGLALANLASLPHISVPGAVGTGTHGSGDGIGSLATAVRGIGFITPNGESRTLVRGDADFAGAIVHLGALGVVTGLELDVEPTYDVAQTVYEAPAWDAILADLDAVTSLGTSVSIFTRWSRTDVADQLWVKQRLPFDADAAERRRTVVERLGAHAATQARHPIIGLPADACTEQLGAPGPWFERLPHFRLEFTPSAGEELQSEYLVPRADAVAALEAVRGLADRIAPLLQVCEVRTVRGDDLWLSGAYGTEVVGLHFTWVRDEPAVTALLPSIEAALPATTRPHWGKVFTLPGDEVRRRYPRWDDFAALRARFDPEGRFRNAYLARLGL
- a CDS encoding arabinan endo-1,5-alpha-L-arabinosidase, whose amino-acid sequence is MPPRRAAFRSGIALVAGSALLMLMPALAGCTPTSGAWQLSGDLSTHDPALAKDGDTWYVYSTGNGTVADGNVQIRSSSDGRTWRYEGEVWQEKPAWIAEAVPGVDNLWAPELVEHDGSWYLYYSASRFGKNSSVIALATNTTLDPDDPAYEWVDRGPVIESTSGDDFNAIDPGVATDEGGTPWMSFGSFWSGIRMVELAWPSGLRADDAEPLRLADRGAPPNAIEAPYLVEHDGDWFLFVSRDACCQGADSTYKIAVGRADAPTGPFVDRDGVPLLADGGTVLLETEGHRIGPGGQSVWDGMMALHYYDGDLNGQFQLALLPLGWDAEGWPELHW
- the xdhC gene encoding xanthine dehydrogenase accessory protein XdhC, with amino-acid sequence MDWVDALQRLRASRTPAVLVTVAMVRGHAPRNGGAKMVVSADAAFGTVGGGNLEQTALHRARELLADGFAAAEPELLTLTLSDKAVADYGVQCCGGEVTMLLEPVPVVPAVAVFGLGHVGLELARILARQPIELTLVDSRAEMLAPERLGAARGSGSGSGPLSDAVATVVVRQLPVPEAALADLPTGAHVLVMTHDHVEDLAIVESALRTPGIGSIGLIGSRSKWARFRAQLLAAGVAEDDLARVSTPIGIDGIRSKEPAAIAVSVAARVLQLVEARVPEQSAR